The DNA region CATCCAAAAtttggaattttaaaagtacttCTTATTTTAATGGAAGTGACAGACATTACCTGTGTTGTtgtggaaaagagagaaagtaaaTCACTGctttaaaattatttgaatGTGCAACTGGTGCATCTCACCCTGAGGCGGtatttaaagacacagtgatGCAATATTTATAGAAACAGAACACAAGGCAATATTTATAGAAACAGTCATATGTCCACCACATAATCAGACTGGATTCAATTGTGGCCTTTCACTCAAGATAAAATAAGcagtttgcttttttattttgtggaaGACTAACATTTTGAGTCAGTTTTGGCTTGTTGAGTCCCTGGAAATTAATGTTCCAGactaaacatttttgatgaataCATAACACTAATAATGGGCATGTGCAATACTGGATGTTACCAAAAATCATTCTACATACGATGTGTTTCTCCTAAATGTCTTGAATGCAACAGATTATTGTCCATTGAATCAGTGGGCAGGTGACATGTAACACACCAGTCATTGGTTCCAATACCACTGCACTGGCAAGGTTCACCGGGTCAACCAAAATATCACATAACACCACCCTGAAATAGCCCTGTCTGCACAAACAACCTGCATAAGTGCTTGTTTCCTTCGGGAGAAACCAACCAACTAAAACAATCTAGTTAGCCCCAGTATGGCTTATGCACCGAAGATTAAGTGGCACAAATCAAAGACTTACCGCAACGATGTGATTGCCACAGCCAATGCCACAGGTTGTGTCCTGCAGTTCTGGAACTCTCTGCTTGTGGGTGATGAGCTGACGATTCTCAGCATTGTGGACGACGACGAGTATGACTACCTTATTGATGCCATTTATGACACCAGCAACATAGAGCAATGGAAGAACTTCAGATTTAACTACAGAGGCCTGCgtaggtttatcagagctttgaATTTATATCAAACTGGCTACAGTTGCAGTACAAAAGTTATGGTCTTACTTTTCTTCAGGGTACCAGGGTATTTTATTGAGTGTTAGTGAGTATTTTATTGAGTACTGGGAAGTGTCATGCAATCAGTAATACTTTGAAAATGTTCTAATTGACAGCAAGACCACTCTTGGATTACTTATATTTGACATGTCTGCTTATTTACAGTGATCCTAAGAGTTGAGCTCAAAGTTAACTTTATGCAAATTGTACTCCCTACTGGCAGGACTATGGTCTCTGACTTATGAGCAGGAGCTGACCACACCACTTAACATCACAGCTAGCCGAGGCTTCACAGACTGCCTGAGACTTCTGCTGCAGCGTGGGGCCAATGTAGACCTGGCACCTGGGGGCACCACTGCCCTGCATGAATCCTGTGAAAACTGCCAGCCAGAGTGTACCAAACTGCTGCTGATCCATGGCGCCAACGCCAATGCTGTCTCTGAAGACGGCGTTATGCCTTTGCATGTTTGCACAAGCCCTGAATCCTTTGAGTGAGTAAAGTAGAATAAAACTAGAGTGTTGGTCAGTGCTTCATCTAATTCAGTGATTCTCAACCAAGGCTACCTGTACCCCAGGGGGTACTTCCACAGTTGCCAGGGGGTGTGTAGAAAGATTGTGGAAtagctcagctaatttgaaaaagtCAGTGAATTGACTCAATGTCAGTTAAACCAcaatttttaagttttctaaCATTAGCTGttataagctactggtcataccagaccaagtgagACTAGCTGCAAAACCCATGAATGTTTTGAATTAAGCAAGGGTGCATTTATTGCTAATTCAACTTTTGTAAGAGGAAGACTGTGTTATTTAAAATCAGTGAACCGCAATATCCACCCACCACCGGCTCCTGTTGAGAGTACATGAAAACTAGCTAGCAGGCGGGCAGAGAAGGTGAAATGCATATAGCTAAAAGGGCTGGATAAATGGATTAAATGTGGAGTTGCTGGCACTCAAAGTAGTTATAATTCAAACTTGATCAAACCTACTGGTAAAAAAAACCTCCCCATGCAGACAAATTCAGGATCACTGTCTTGTAAGAAAATTATTGTAATAAGATCCACTTTTATATAAGTAATGGtgttaaattacaaaaacaaggtTCTGTAATTCTGTCTGCAGATGTGCCAAGTATCTCCTTCAGTATGGTGCAGCAATCAATGGCCGCACTGTAGATGAAAATGACACTCCCTTACATGTGGCAGCCAGGAATGGCCTCCCGGACCACACTGAGCTTTACCTGCGCTATGGAGCTGCTGTGGACAAAAAGAATGATGAGGGTCTCACACCCCTGAACGCTGCTTGTTCACAACCCCAGGAGGTGCAGGACCTTGAACGTTACTTCAAGGTGTGCCAGATACTGCTGGGGAAAGGGGCCAACGTCCACGCTATGGACCAGGACACACGCACTCCTTTGCACATGGCCTGTAAGAATGTAAATCCAGACATAGTGGATCTGCTGCTGGCCAATGGTGCCAACGTTAACAACATGGACTACGGTGGTGAAGCTCCCATGCACAACATCCTGAAGGTGGTGTGCTACAAGGTTTCCCATCACCCTGAGAGGATTGTCCGTGCTCTGCTCAACCATGGTTCTATTAGGGTGTGGCCTGGAGCTCTGCCCATGGTAGGAAATCAAAATGTTAGCTAAAAGTATGAATGGATcaaatgtgtgcacatgcatttcATATGGGCTAAAGTATTCCAGATTGGTTTGTAGTAGTATATTGTATTTGCAGTATGAACCAATTATTCATCAAGGTGGCTCGTTTTGCATAATTAGCGACTTCTGCACATGTAACACCTTGAGAAAGAGTCTTGAAACACTAAACTGTTCCTTGCAAAATTCCAGACTTCACAACTTCACATTCAAATCATTCCCATTTCATGACACAACATGAAGTGTTGCACTCTCTGTGGGGAACAGACTACAACTATCAGTGAACCCACGTGCACTAGACAAAATGCCTGGTTCCTAATTAGGCAAGTGTTAATAGGAGATTAATTAGCACTAATTGCATAATTTCCAGTTAAACCCCTGGAGGGAAGACCAATCTGTTCATTTCACAAGtgtttaattactttatttcttCAGTTCTATGGAGTCACAAGCTCGCTCATGAACTTAAATGATGATTATATGAATTATATTGCTTTGCTCTGTGTTGTGGCGTTCCTTTTAGGTTTTGAGGCACTGCTCTGGATCTCCACGCACCATCGAGGTTCTTCTGAACGCTTACAGTCAGCTCAAAGTCACAGACACCTGGGTTGAGTCTGTGTCATCGGAGGTGTTTAAGGCAAGCTtgttaaataattaattcatgAGTAGGGTCTAACTAGTGTGGGTGTTTTAAGAcaaatgtttttagattttatgttttttacattgtaccaatattgtatttctttaaatggTGTTCTTTGTTCTCTTCTTTAATTTCCTTATGGTATATTCATGCCCAAGAGTTGCATGTTTTGAGCACAGTATCTGGACAGCACTAAGACCATGAAAGCTCCACTACAATCAGTGCTGATTAAATTAGTTTTGATAGTTTAACAGCTCTTAAACTTGAGGTGACCCACCACATATATTCCGTGGTAGAAACTCTGAGATATGTTAGGCCTTTAAATACAGAATTCATTTACAAAGACATGATGATAATTACATGgataaatcaaaatgtcttttgcaGGTTGTGCAGGATGCTTATAGCTGTAGTGGGTGTGCCAGTGGACCACACAAATTGAGTGATATTTGATATTCACAAAGGGCCAATATTTATAGTAGTTGCTTActgaatgtttatttatttattactgcttattcatttcaaaatattacCATGATTTACTGTTAAGTGAGACAAATAATATCAGTTCTTCACCAAATGATCTCATGCTCATCTGTGTTTTCATCCAACCAGGAACACAAAGAGTTCTATGAGTCAATCTTCTCTTTGGCACTGACTCCTCGCTCCCTGCAGCACTTGGCACGCTGCCGACTCAGGAGCTTCCTGGAGGGCCGGGTACACAAGGTGGTGCCTAAACTTGATCTGCCCACCTTCATCAAGAACTACCTGCTCCTGGAGTACAGAGGCTATGTCCACTGAAAGCACTTTGTGTAGTCTTGTTAGTGTTAGTCCTGATGAAGATTGAGTGCTGCTACATGTGAGAAAGGAGCAGCTGTTCACAATATAATTACATGTCAAGATCATAATTAAAATTGTGACATCAGCTGTAGCACTGTACACCAGTacactaaatatttttaagtaCATGTTGTAAGCTTTTCAGGATGAAGAAGCAGCTGCTTGTTCTCTGTCACTTTTATTCCAGATCAATCTTTAAGCACAGTTACATGTTTGATTTTGCACCACAAGAGGGAGCTATAGACTAGAGTTGACGAAGTATACAGCAGATATgcaattatatgttttatatttttttttattttatggtcactttttttttaaacttctgcACTTGATAGAAAAGAGGCTCAGATGcttgtatttttatacataaTAACTATCATGGTAGTTTGATGTTAATGCGCATAGTGATGATGTGTTGTACATTGAGGATTGctataaaacatttgcataaatAAGTATTGATGTGATTGTAATTAGGTGTTTTATATCAAAAATAGGCttgatataaaattaaatattccacTATGGCCATGTAATCTAGTCATTGTTCTTTTATTATTTCCTGCTGTCttacattctctctctttcttctctcatgCTTCTGCTTCTACTCTGCTGCTCAGTGAGgttttgtttctggaaagaaaaatattgaaagTGATGAATACCGATTGTATTTGGTGCTTTTATCAAGAGAGTCCGAGAAGGTTATTCGTCTTTAACTTGGCCATATGATTCAGAAAGCTTTGACGCAATGGCGAAACGAGAGAAAGACAAGAGTTCAGTAAGCTGCACCTGTCACGTTCTCCCATCAGTCAATTACGTGGGGGGAAAGTTAACTTGGAGGGATCATTATGGTCACATTTAGCAAAATGACAATTATCTGCAGACTTATTTATATTAGTTTAccttattttgaaaaaacaacagtgacaaCATTTTCATCACCTCTTGTGacaattaaaatatgtaaactaTTTTGTTAGAACAGGTTGTAGGAGGCCATTTATATTAGGCCTACTTCTGTCATCCTGTATGAgacttttatattaaaaaagccagaaaaatggtgaaaatgatGAAAACTCTATATGAATGTTGATTTGTACGTGGCTAAAAAAAtcgtttttaaaaagtgtagaGAGGAGCTGCATCAGAGTTCCTCTCAAAAAGAAAGGGGGAGCGGAGCTCGGCAAATGGTTTCAATAGATCAAAGAGAGGTGCTGCTGAAGTCACTTGCAATTATAAGAATTAGCCTGGCCTGGCCCTCCACTGCTAATCAGAGTCGGTGGTGATATGTTTATGTCCTCATGCAATCAGACGACCAGTTGGAGAGCCCGGGCACCCAGGACTCAATAGGGCTAATCATCATCAGTTCCCATTGCCGTTTAAAAGGTGAATGATCTGCGATTAAACCGGTgcataaagaaaagagaaaagtgattttttttttctttctccacatgCATTTTTGATCAGGGATGAATTACAACTCCCAAAGCGCCAAGTATAATGTGTGcgttatttaattaaaaaaacaaaacaagaaaaacattaggGATAATTTAGTTGACAGATGATCGGTAAGAGACGTTTATAAGTAAAGTTTATAATTCAcatctttttaaatgaattccCCCGAGTTCAAACAAATCTGACTTCTGGCCACTATGTGTCCGTGTCCACACTGCAGTTGACCTCGCATAAACGTCTTTTATCTGAATCTAATTTCGCACAGAGTATCTCTCTCCAGGGAACAATTGTAGCAGCACTTCTTTTTTCTGAAGCCAAACGCATTGTTTTTAGCCGCGGAGAATAGGACAGAGAGCGGAGAAACAtctgcctctcctccctcctgacTCTGATGCCCATCGGCCCCAATATTTCAACAAAAGCCACCGTTGTTTTACGCTGTCCCTTAAATCCAGAGTAATTACTTATCATCAATCAAAATTAATAATAGCTGATTGGGTTGGTGTGGTCAACGATTATAGAAGGGGAAGGGCAGGAACAGTCTCTCACACCGTTTTGCAGTCAATGGTGAACCTGGCAAAAAGGGAGGAGGGCTGGGGGGGCAGGGGGTGCGACCCGTCTATTTGGTCTCCACTGGGAAACTACCGCCTCTCAAGACGGCCAAAAAGTCAGAGGCTGAATAAGGAAATGAAGCGTAATTTGAGGAAGATGGATGAGCCCCCAGGGAAACACCCCCTTTTCATTCCTCTTGTATTGCAGATGATAACCAATGcgctctcgccctctctctctctctctctctctctctctctctctctctctctctacgcacacacacacacacacgcggtGCATCGGAGAGGGGCGGAGGGAGGAGTTGCAGAGAGGGGAGGTGTAGctagagagagagcgagcgtgTGTTTACGTCTCAGTGTGTGACAAATAAGAGGGAAAAGGTAGCGTTGGGGCACACACCAAAGCGCCATACTGACTGACGCATATAGAGTGCAGAGATCCGGAGAAGCAGTCCACTCACAGGGATGACAATACGGCAGAGGATCTACTTTCAATTCACTCTGTCTTTGCTCTGAAAGTTTTGCGCGTCGTCGAGGAAAGGACACCTGCTTTCAAGTTTCCACtaaataaaagtgcaaaatgCAGAGACCAGGCGGTCAAGGGACGGCGTTTTCAATCGATTCCCTGATAGGGACCCCGCAGCCCAGACCGGGACACCTGCTCTACACGGGCTATCCTATGTTCATGCCGTACAGACCTTTGGTAATTCCTCAAGCTTTATCCCACTCGCCTTTATCGTCTGGTATACCTCCACTCGCGCCTTTGGCTTCTTTTGCGGGACGGCTCACCAACACGTTCTGTGCCAGTTTGGGACAGGGGGTGCCATCCATGGTTGCGCTCACCACGACGATGCCGAGTTTCTCGGATCCTCCGGACAGTTTCTACCCACCACAAGAACTTCCAGGTCCCCGTTTAAGCGCCGCCGATCCCGGATCAAGAAGACAGGAAAGTCCGCACTCTGAGGAGCTGCACAGCCGGGACAAGGGCTCTGAGCTGCTGAACTTCTCGGAAACTTTTCAAACAATATCAGGTAAGCTCGGCCTCattacttatttattgtattttatcaaACCCAAACCTCAAGGCTGTTGCGTAAAAAGTGACCACTGTGCGTAAAATGCGTTAAAGCAGAGCTTTGGTCTCAGAGATGCActcaaattaaaagtaaaactcATCTTACATGAGTTTTGTCACCGTTGCAGGGTAACAGCAATATTAACGATACAACATTTATTACAGCCCAAATTCCTGGGGATGAAACTTGATGACAGCTACGTTATAAAATGTGCAATGAGATTCATTTTAAAGAACAGGctgtatttaaaattatttctgaGTTGTTCTTCatattattataatgataaCGAATTGGAGAGCATGTTTTACCACTCCAGTAGAATTATTTTGTAGGGAGATGAAATTAAACTTGTTCTAAGTTGCCAAAAACGAACTCAGAACAAGTCCGTGTTTACACACAGGACAGCTGTAGCGGCCCAGTATGTTTTTCAGCAATTTTGTTCTTGGCTATTATCTCTACCAGCTTACTAAGACGCAACGATTGCTGTCTAACGTTGTGAGGCATTGCGTAATGGTCGCTTTTGGCTTGCAGGCTCATGAACAAGTGACTCAACgtgaatgtgtttgttgttctttttttcccccttcacaTTTTAGGTGAGACCAAACTGTACAGCTCAGACGACGAGAAGCTGGACCTAAAATCAGCAGACACCGTCTGCAGTGACCGAGAGGACAGCTCCGCAGACAGCGAGAATGAAAGTTTCTCGGACGGGAACAACTGTGGCTCCCTGTCCCAAAAGAGTAAACTAAAAACCGGCTCGCAAGACGCGCTACCGACCGGCAGCTCCGCGGGGAAGAGCCGGAGGAGACGAACAGCTTTTACCAGCGAGCAGCTGCTCGAACTTGAAAAGGAGTTTCACTGTAAAAAGTACCTTTCTCTGACTGAACGCTCTCAGATTGCACATGCACTGAAACTGAGCGAGGTGCAGGTGAAGAT from Siniperca chuatsi isolate FFG_IHB_CAS linkage group LG13, ASM2008510v1, whole genome shotgun sequence includes:
- the gbx1 gene encoding homeobox protein GBX-1; this translates as MQRPGGQGTAFSIDSLIGTPQPRPGHLLYTGYPMFMPYRPLVIPQALSHSPLSSGIPPLAPLASFAGRLTNTFCASLGQGVPSMVALTTTMPSFSDPPDSFYPPQELPGPRLSAADPGSRRQESPHSEELHSRDKGSELLNFSETFQTISGETKLYSSDDEKLDLKSADTVCSDREDSSADSENESFSDGNNCGSLSQKSKLKTGSQDALPTGSSAGKSRRRRTAFTSEQLLELEKEFHCKKYLSLTERSQIAHALKLSEVQVKIWFQNRRAKWKRIKAGNVNNRSGEPVRNPKIVVPIPVHVNRFAVRSQHQQIEQGTRP
- the asb10 gene encoding ankyrin repeat and SOCS box protein 10 isoform X1 — encoded protein: MSRGSFVFTPMALRSLELDEDMLERYKYKKQLASNHLNSYMLKKEARAPLRSSTALPPAVCQDVVIQNALYTGDLEAMQHLFPRGSTANLIIEPQGGDMRWVATGEGLWSLTYEQELTTPLNITASRGFTDCLRLLLQRGANVDLAPGGTTALHESCENCQPECTKLLLIHGANANAVSEDGVMPLHVCTSPESFECAKYLLQYGAAINGRTVDENDTPLHVAARNGLPDHTELYLRYGAAVDKKNDEGLTPLNAACSQPQEVQDLERYFKVCQILLGKGANVHAMDQDTRTPLHMACKNVNPDIVDLLLANGANVNNMDYGGEAPMHNILKVVCYKVSHHPERIVRALLNHGSIRVWPGALPMVLRHCSGSPRTIEVLLNAYSQLKVTDTWVESVSSEVFKEHKEFYESIFSLALTPRSLQHLARCRLRSFLEGRVHKVVPKLDLPTFIKNYLLLEYRGYVH
- the asb10 gene encoding ankyrin repeat and SOCS box protein 10 isoform X3, which produces MWSSRMLCIQETWRLCSTSFQEDPQQISSLSHREGTCVGWPQGKAGLWSLTYEQELTTPLNITASRGFTDCLRLLLQRGANVDLAPGGTTALHESCENCQPECTKLLLIHGANANAVSEDGVMPLHVCTSPESFECAKYLLQYGAAINGRTVDENDTPLHVAARNGLPDHTELYLRYGAAVDKKNDEGLTPLNAACSQPQEVQDLERYFKVCQILLGKGANVHAMDQDTRTPLHMACKNVNPDIVDLLLANGANVNNMDYGGEAPMHNILKVVCYKVSHHPERIVRALLNHGSIRVWPGALPMVLRHCSGSPRTIEVLLNAYSQLKVTDTWVESVSSEVFKEHKEFYESIFSLALTPRSLQHLARCRLRSFLEGRVHKVVPKLDLPTFIKNYLLLEYRGYVH
- the asb10 gene encoding ankyrin repeat and SOCS box protein 10 isoform X2; translation: MAYAPKIKWHKSKTYRNDVIATANATGCVLQFWNSLLVGDELTILSIVDDDEYDYLIDAIYDTSNIEQWKNFRFNYRGLRLWSLTYEQELTTPLNITASRGFTDCLRLLLQRGANVDLAPGGTTALHESCENCQPECTKLLLIHGANANAVSEDGVMPLHVCTSPESFECAKYLLQYGAAINGRTVDENDTPLHVAARNGLPDHTELYLRYGAAVDKKNDEGLTPLNAACSQPQEVQDLERYFKVCQILLGKGANVHAMDQDTRTPLHMACKNVNPDIVDLLLANGANVNNMDYGGEAPMHNILKVVCYKVSHHPERIVRALLNHGSIRVWPGALPMVLRHCSGSPRTIEVLLNAYSQLKVTDTWVESVSSEVFKEHKEFYESIFSLALTPRSLQHLARCRLRSFLEGRVHKVVPKLDLPTFIKNYLLLEYRGYVH